The window TGACGTTACCTTCACTGTGCACATTACCACCGAGCTTCACATGGTGTTTATTAGGATTCATTATGGCTGcgggattggctcagtggtcatGTGCACAATGTGcgggattggctcagtggtcatGTGCACAATGTGcgggattggctcagtggtcatGTGCACAATGTGCGGGACTGGCTCAGTggtcctgtgtacaatgtgcggGACTGGCTCAGTggtcctgtgtacaatgtgcaggactGGCTCAGTggtcctgtgtacaatgtgcaggactGGCTCAGTggtcctgtgtacaatgtgcaggattTTCTCAGTGGTCCTGTGCACAATGTATGTGCAGTTTCCGCATCTGGAAATCGGGGGCTGGTGCAGGGTTATCACAAGATTTCCAATTCCTAGACTGTATCTAAGTATCGGATACTTGTGTATCAGTGTGACCGTTATACATACACAACATGTTGCAACTATATTGGTTTCCTGTAAACTTCCTGTAACAAACCACAGTCCTGGATCTCTGCCTTTAGGTTGTCGgctgtgtctctctgtctctctctctgtgtctctctctgtgtctctctctgtgtctctctctctgtctctttctctgtctgtctctctctgtgtctctctctctgtctctttctctgtctgtctctctctcggtctctctctgtctgtctctgtctctctgtctgtgtctctctctctgtctttctctctctctcggtCTTTCTCGttctctgtctatctctctctgtctctctctctcttgtctctgtctctctctcggtctctgtctgtctctgtctctctctgtccctctctgcaTGGGACCTGGATTACTACATGATCCATATGTGGACATGACATCCCACCTCTTCCTGCTTCACATTAGATCCGCCCTGTGTCACAGCCGCTGGTCTGGGATGGGGGGGCCTCTTCTTATTACCCCTCCCAGTGACTCATATTCGGATAAGAGAGGGAGCGGAGCCCGGGATATGGAGGTGAGGTGCAGGAAGCCTGCAGATACATTGTTACTGTCCGGCTTCCTAGGTTTGGGGTTTGTAGATCTAATAGTATAATGTTACTGGGTGACTCTACTGCGGGTGTTCTCAGCAGCTTATACGTGCAGATATTTATAGGGTGCAGGAAAAGATGCCACCTGTGCCACCGGGAAGGGGCAGAAACCCTGAAATCTGTGCAAATTTTCTGAGATCATGACTTCTGCCTGAGGATTACTTTTGGCTGAATGTACATGAAAGCCAGAATTTGTAGTATGAAAAGACCGCAGAACCCAGACCAGCGCTATAGTCTCTTCACTTCTCACCGAGAACAACGCCACTCATACcacagtggctgtgcttggtattacaCTAGAATAGGACTGAACTATGAATAGAGCTTCATGGCTACATCAGGTCACTGGGTGTCAGACTCCTGACAATCTATTATTGATCACCTATGCTAAGAATAAGGGGTGAGTGTTTTAAacgtggaatatccctttaagctggCTATAGTCTAAAAGATGACTGTTCTTTCTGTGGTGCTAATGCAGGCCGTATGGCTCAATCTGCACTCCAGCTATTTCTCAGTGTCCCCGATACACTTTCATTTATAGCctggctgagtgtgcatgtgcgcAGGATAGGTAGAGAGGAGGATCCGCTGCCAGACACTAAGGTCAAATCTGAAGGCACAGATTATGTAGTGTGTACGACCACTGACATTTATGAGCCAAAGGAAGTGGCCATATTGGATGTGTATTTGTAGAATGATGGAACCGGATCACTGCCCGCTATCATCATACAGTACGTGGGCGGCTGCTCCGCCGTGTCACTGGTGCCATCTGCTCCTCTTTGGGCTTGTGCATTTTCTTGTCGGGATAACTGACCCTCTCTTCTGGGAAGGGGTAGAGGCTATATTAGGGTCAGGAGCAACAGAACTGTTATACAAATTATCACTTATATACAGGGTCTGGCTTACACTCATCCAGCTAGTCCTCCGCATAATTCATAGATTCATGGTcagacttaaagggcacctaccaccacgaatctacctataaaggtagatcgggtggtaggtggatgtatgggacgtgaggatagccctttttaaagCTAATCCCCGCTAGcgtaccataaactttattgcgctaatatgttaatttaattaagcgactaccggggcgtggagtagccggatacgaggctacacggcgcggctactccacgccccagtagctgctttcccccgcctaccctgtgacctaccccgagaagccggagttctgcgcatgcgcagtaactccggccaagatgcgcgatctcgggaacgtaTGGGATGTATCCTTCCGGATGAACTTTACCTGTTCCGTCAGGTGTTCCCTTCCAGTTGTGGATGTATTTTGGCCTAATGAAGACGCTTCTTTGGTGTTGAAGTGCGTAGCCCCATTTATATACCAAATAAATGAACCCTCATCTCCATTTTCCCTGCCGTCGCCTCTATTTTATCTATTGTACAGCACGTCAGCCTTGCTCTGCCCCTCCTATcattattatataataattattatacacTGGGACCTCCCAGCCTTGGGGCTAGACGCAGCAGAACGTTACTCCCACCGCTTCAGCTAGTTGGCACTATTGCATGTTTTTAGGTGCCGGGTCCACAAATATCTCTCTGGTTCTTTTCTGCTATAACTTATTCAGGGTCTGATTGGGACCACCCTACTAATAAGAATAGGGATGGCTTGTGCCCGGTGTGAATGGTGGCTGTGCAGACCTATGTTACAAGGAGCTTATGTTTGTTGtgatcccagcagtcagaccccctccTATCAGGCACTATATGGATTTCATCATGTGAAGGCATATTATTTCCAAATACCACAGCATTATGGACATGGGGGTCCAATCTCTGAGAACCTTAACAATACCGAGATAGTTATGGGGCTGCATTACTAAACGAGTACTGAGGTCACATCACTCTCCGGATCAGTGGGGAGTAGATTTCTTCCTGTAGTATAATGCACATCTAGTATGGGATCTGTACATGATAACACAAGGCCGTGTACCTGGTGTCTCTCCACGCCTGGTGCTGGATTGTGAAATGTCCTGCTCCGAGGGCAGTCCCCGGTCAGTTTAGCCATTACTCATCCTCTGACCCCTCTTTCTAGGCTGCAGCGGGTCAGTCGGCTTTGGATACACTCACCTGTCGGGAGACGATTTTGCGGAAGCAGTCCATAGTGTTATTATACTGAAGCGCGCGTCCTCCGACAGCCGGGGCCTGGATCTGTAGATTCACCTGGAGACGCAGGTATCACAGTATTACACCATAGCTCGGTCCACACACCAGGGACCCCCCACCAACTCCCTGACACAGTCTTGTTAAGGGAATTTCTTTGTTTGTTTTCCAATATTGACTCTGCAGATTTTAAGGAATGTTACCCCAGGAGCGAGATCCAATATCCATCAATGTATAATGGAAAGTTCTGCAACTTTGGAAACCTTTAGGGacgttttctggatctctgtttGCTTACAGATCTACATTGGAGATAACACGGATCtcctagtttgttacaatgtatcggggcaTCGAGAATGTATCAGAGATTTTGCAGAAAAGATCTAGTTGTAGTAAACCCTGAATTCTACTGCGTATTAGGCCTTCGACGTAAAAACTTTAAATGTCTATTTTCACAAACTTTGCAGAATTTTAAGGCAAACGGAAGAAGCTCTTTCAATACGTAACATGTTTAATGAGAAGGTATTCTGATCGCGTATCTCATagaccatgtatatatatatatatatatatatggtatataggagagatagTAACCCCCCCTCTTTGGTCAGAGTTGGCTGCTGAATGACTGATAATAGTACAGCAGACACTCCCAGATCTGAGACTGGAGATAACACATAACGTCTCTATAGGTATCCGTGCTCCCTATATCCCATCAGCATAAGAATATGCGGAGATCTGTGGATATTACTATACACCGGAGCAGATTTCTATAGCTGCTTCATTCATTTGTTGTGATCAATGTCCCAGTTATAACCTGCTGATTCATAGGGGTCTTATCTCCTATAACCTATTCAgtactagaatacccctttaatgacacagTGACATCCCCTTTATTACTCTATTTACCCCATCCCATCTTGAAGACGGGCAGCACTCACCTTGACTGTATCCATGGGTTGTCCGGCCAGGGTGAGGCACACTCCTCCCATACCTCCGGACACAAAATACTTGATGTATGCCAGCGGGCGAGCTCCATAGTCAGAGGacatgtgtgtgtggctgcagtgACCTCCTGCGGGCGTTGTGTCTCTGGCGCTGGGTGTAGCCTGTAGACACCACACCAAGAAGATGCTGATAGTGGGAATGTGTGAGGAAGAGTCCAGCTGGTAAGACTTGTGGCTGTATGTAGGGATAGATAGAGGAGTGTGTAGTGTAGTAGCAGCAGTGCTGTCACAGGCAGTGTCACGTCAGTGGCAGTGAGGTCCCTGGGATATGTTGGCACGCTCATGCACAGCTCTTGCCAGGCAGGGTAAAGTCTACGATTGAAACAACACAATTTATATTATTGTATAATCTAAAACCGTCCAACATCCTGAAAAGTTCTATTACAGAGCGTTGTCCCCCACTATGTGgtctattatatattataatcatCTCCAGCCTCTGTCTTCCAGGGATACCAGACGATCATGTTCGGCTTCTTCCACCTCCTCACCCTTTGCACCCTGGGGTCATACGTGACGCCATTCAGGATCTGCGCCTTTAATGGCCAACACTTCGGAGAGAAGAAAGTCGCCAATGATGAAATCCTTAATGTCGTGGTAAAGGTAAGAAGGGAACAAAGACATGAGATTTACCAGGTAGCGATACTCTGCGGCTCCGTTACTTGGTGCCTGATTCCCTGTTATCTGTCCCGGTGAAGATCGTGCAGCGATGTGACATCTGTCTTCTTCAGGAAGTGCACGATCCTAAAGGAACCGTAGTGTCCAAGCTCATGTCTGTCCTCAACAGGTGAGACCTTCTATATCTATATCGTAGGTAAGAATCCGGAAAAGTCAGTCTGGTATCAACCCTGTTCTTCTCCTTACAGACCAAAGGACGAATTCTTAGCAGTGAGCAGCCCCCCCCTCGGGCGCAAGTCCTACACCGAGCAATATGTCTTCATATACAAGTCAGTGTTGTAATCCCTTCCCCCACTCATGTATTCTTCACAGGCCATAATAGGATTGGACATGTTGAAATCCAGTCGCCCAATTTTTCATTTCTACTCTCACCAATGGTTATTAGGGACACCCCCAGTCATTAGGGTGATGAGACATTTCTCCAAAATTCTTTTATTCAAAGTATATtgtcagcttaaaggaaatctaccatttgtagacttgagaatgctgtagctgcactgaggcagaaacatatcttgtttaatccctgaaccgagcggttttgctcaaaaaactattataaaattcaggaccttgggaaagctgggtgtagactggctgctgtgtttcacagagcttcctgaaccgTCCAGacgggactaatcaacctgagctggacgacttatacacagcagctgggggatggtgcagccattgattacttctgcctgtcagggacaacacagggaTGACATGTTCTCGGCTTTTGCTGGGCTGGACAAGACTGGAGCAGTAATTGGGTTGAAGAAAAGCGCCGGGGCAGCCacgggagcgacagagcctcattatcataattttataattatttcatcagcaaaaccactcggatcagggattaaacaagatatgtttctgcatcagtgtagctgcagcattttcaagtatgtttggctcataatgcatcaaatcaaatggtagatttcctttaaatgatcagtaatattaaaataatatttgcaTCAATCTATAGTACAAGTGACTACTGGAAactgttgggggacgtatatacggccgcaagcttgcggccgtatatatgtcccacaTAGGCCGGCAATTGGCCCACGGAGCTGTACGatacagcacacatgcggcaccgtactgttccgtgcccggagaaaagataggacatgtcctatctttccctgtattatGGTGccatgcgccatgtatctctatggaaaggggcgggagcaagcagcactcaccccctcctcctcccccgagcGCCGAGGTGTGCCCGCTGaatggcgggcacacgtttgtgtgaatgtagcctaatatagGTTATCAGAGATATGTGcctccatcactgctctattctgGAGCTCACCAAGGATTCATGTTACAtagtagtctatggagagggcaggagtcacagcagctaggtctccttcCCCAGGGTCTGGAGTTCACCGAGGATTCATGTTACAtagtagtctatggagagggcaggagtcacagcagctaggtctccttcCCCAGGGTCTGGAGCTCACCGAGGATTCATGTTACAtagtagtctatggagagggcaggagtcacagcagctaggtctccttcCCCAGGGTCTGGAGCTCACCGAGGATTCACATTACAtagtagtctatggagagggcaggagtcacagcagctaggtctccttcCCCAGGGTCTGGAGCTCACCGAGGATTCATGTTACAtagtagtctatggagagggcaggagtcacagcagctaggtctccttcCCCAGGGTCTGGAGCTCACCAGGGATTCACATTACATagtggtctatggagaggggtggagtCACGGAGCCTTAAGTAGAGATAAATAATAGCTCATCCTTATACTCCTGTAGGTCATTCATGGTCACAGTAAGAGATCAGTACAAGTATGAAGATAACGATACATCCGCTCCGGACGTGTTCGCTCGAGAACCTTACATCGTTCGCTTTGCTCTGGAGTTGACAGGTCAGTGATCGGGATGATGATCAGTCGTGTATTTTTCTTTGGTCTTTTTGTACTTCTGTAGTTTAATACACTTCACCACCTCCAGGCGTCGCTCTTCTCAGGGGGAGATTTTAACCATTGATTGTTTTGAGGCTTCTCTCTGCAGCCCTCCCGGATCTGGTTATCATCCCGCAGCACACAGAACCAGAGAAAGCCGGGACCGAGCTGGAGGCTCTTTACGACGTCTTCACAGAGGTCCGGAGGCGCTGGAGATGTAAGGTGCGGCCACCCATGTTGGGTCCATCACTTGGGGTCTGGATGTTGGGGAGCTTCTGATTACCCCAGGAGGTTTTTCAGATTTTTGGAAGACCCCCTACATATAAGAGCTCCatatgtacattgtatgtagtgGCGGTGATGTAGAGGGTAGAGCCGTGTCCACACCATATATTAGAGCTGCTACTCTGCTACAATGGTTGGGATTATAGTGTATGGCCTTGCTAGCAGGAGGTTCCAGGACAGGATATCCCTTTAACTCCGGTGCTGGAGACGTCTGCGTATTAAAGTGCATAGGAGAGGGAATCTTTCCCTCATTAGAAGGATTATGAACGATTAGTAGATGTAATGACCTCGCTGCAGGGTTGTGACAATGTTTCAGTGTGACGCTCAGTGTCCTTGTAGTGTATGATGTCCCTCATTGATCCCACTGCTCGGTGCCATGTTGTTTCCATTGTATCAGTAGGATTAATCTTTACTCTGTACAGAACGTCGTGTTAATGGGAGACTTCAACGCCGGCTGCAAGTATCTGTCCAAGAAGAAGACCAAGTCTCTCCGATTATCTAAAGATCCTGACTTCCAGTGGCTGATAAGTGACGGCACCGACACCACCGTGAAGGAGAGCACCAGCTGCGCCTATGACAGGTGACGGGGTCTCGTACACGCCTTCCAGAATTACTCAAAGGGGGTCTCTAGTTTAGAAACCTATATTCAGATACTATTCAAAACcctatgggggagattcattatgagaGGGCACAAGCATCTCCCCCTGACCGCTGCGCCATAGAGAGGGTGGGCACGGGAATAAGACACTTACATCTTCTGGAGATTCTCCAATATGGACACTACCTTTAATGATCTCCTTTATCCACAGCTCCAATGATAATGTGCTGAGGAGTGGTGGTCCTGCCAGTAGGACCCCTACTAATAATGAGGATGGGGGGTCCATTCATCTCAATGTAGGGACTAATGGGGTCAATCATGTCCTGCACCCCCTTAATTCTCTATGGCAATAACCAAGTGTTGTTATATTCGGCCATCACCAGCCGTCCCGGCTCAACCCGCTGCCTCATGGGACCCTTCTTGTAATCACCAGGGGTCTCAGCAGTCACAACCCCATTAATCATCTTGGTTCCCCCCTTAAGGAACCATTATtagatatctctctctctctctcctttagGATTGTGATTTATGGTGAGGAATTAAGAAATTTGGTGAAATCGGCTGGAATCTACAACTTCACAAAAGAGCTGCGTCTCAGTGAGGCagaggtatggggggggggggggctgtaatggCCTGTACCCCTATAGTCTCATATGGATAACATACTGATCCTGTCTTTTTGTATCCCCCCCTAGGCCCTGAAAGTCAGTGACCATTACCCGGTGGAGATGGACCTGGGCGGCTGTCGGACCCTTCTTCCATCTCTTATTCTCATCATCCTCAGCCTCTCGTCCTCCTGCGGTATAAGGAGCCTCCTATAAGTCTTGATACAAGTTACTGTACCCCTGGGGTTCCCTGTCGTAGCAGCAGTGTACTGGGGCTGGCCCCACAGCTCATATATATACCATgcagagtgtgtatatatacagaacgGAGGGTGCTGTGTACACAAAACGAGTAAGGAAAATAGGGGTTTTATAACCTCGGCATTACAGGACTGGATCCTGAGGGCCTGACCTCTATGATTGTGTCTCCTGTCATTTGTAGACCCCCCTAGCACTCTTTGTCATGTTTTGTGGCTCTTCATAGGTCGGACATTGACTCACAGGGCAGCCGCCTCCTTCAGCTCCCTTTTTCTCTTGTAGCCATGATTTACCTGCCCATAACATCTCAGTCACCCGCAGGTCGTGACCCTGTCCTGAGGCCTAAGTGACCCCCACTGTGCCTTCTTGTGACAGCGAGTATGAGTTCACCCTAACTCTTGCCCTATGCTGACCCCTCTGTACTGTGAGGTGACACCACTCAGGGATAATTATGTTACATATCATTAAAGGGTTTTTATAGGAAAGACATTATTCCCATCTCCACAAAGGAGAAACATCTGATTGGCAGAACCAATCATCTCCCCTATAAGGCTCAG is drawn from Engystomops pustulosus chromosome 9, aEngPut4.maternal, whole genome shotgun sequence and contains these coding sequences:
- the LOC140077636 gene encoding deoxyribonuclease-1-like 1 isoform X2 — its product is MGPGLLHDPYVDMTSHLFLLHIRSALCHSRWSGMGGPLLITPPSDSYSDKRGSGARDMEGYQTIMFGFFHLLTLCTLGSYVTPFRICAFNGQHFGEKKVANDEILNVVVKIVQRCDICLLQEVHDPKGTVVSKLMSVLNRPKDEFLAVSSPPLGRKSYTEQYVFIYKSFMVTVRDQYKYEDNDTSAPDVFAREPYIVRFALELTALPDLVIIPQHTEPEKAGTELEALYDVFTEVRRRWRCKNVVLMGDFNAGCKYLSKKKTKSLRLSKDPDFQWLISDGTDTTVKESTSCAYDRIVIYGEELRNLVKSAGIYNFTKELRLSEAEALKVSDHYPVEMDLGGCRTLLPSLILIILSLSSSCEPGPC
- the LOC140077636 gene encoding deoxyribonuclease-1-like 1 isoform X1, which codes for MGPGLLHDPYVDMTSHLFLLHIRSALCHSRWSGMGGPLLITPPSDSYSDKRGSGARDMEGYQTIMFGFFHLLTLCTLGSYVTPFRICAFNGQHFGEKKVANDEILNVVVKIVQRCDICLLQEVHDPKGTVVSKLMSVLNRPKDEFLAVSSPPLGRKSYTEQYVFIYKSFMVTVRDQYKYEDNDTSAPDVFAREPYIVRFALELTALPDLVIIPQHTEPEKAGTELEALYDVFTEVRRRWRCKNVVLMGDFNAGCKYLSKKKTKSLRLSKDPDFQWLISDGTDTTVKESTSCAYDRIVIYGEELRNLVKSAGIYNFTKELRLSEAEALKVSDHYPVEMDLGGCRTLLPSLILIILSLSSSCGIRSLL